Proteins encoded together in one Pelosinus sp. IPA-1 window:
- a CDS encoding recombinase family protein, protein MSNQNHKDLEPSCFYLRKSREDQEAESRGEGETLAKHKKALFKTAKLYGVNISKVFEEVVSGESIIHRPEMLSLLKEIEEGKWKSVFCMDIDRLGRGKMQDQGLIIETFKQAKTKIVTPRKIYDLNDEWDEEYTEFESFMARKELKIITRRLQSGRIRSLEDGNYLGTVPPYGYLIDKKDRKRYLIKNPEQSEPTTLIWKLYRMNMGTNKIANELNDMGYLSYTGKKWSASSILAILKNPAYAGVNAWKKVASKKSTTRIGRETKLRPKEEQIWIYDCHEPYVTLEEFEQVQQMLSKKYHPPYQLINGITNPLAGLIKCDICGGSMIYRPYQHQQYPHLMCYNRHCSNKSCRFEYVEQKIVESLQLWLNEYRAQWDNFKASEQDNTIDLKEKVYKNLKKELKELELQKDNLHDLLEKGIYNADTYLERSAKISEKIANTQKNIDKTEFALSNEIQHEKAKKDIIPKVQHVLEVYEKSNNPTEKNNMLKSVLENVTYRKEKWQKGDQFTLVINPRLPQ, encoded by the coding sequence GTGAGCAACCAGAATCATAAAGACCTAGAGCCTTCTTGTTTCTATCTCCGTAAATCAAGAGAAGATCAGGAAGCAGAATCCAGAGGTGAAGGCGAAACTCTCGCTAAGCATAAAAAAGCATTATTTAAAACAGCTAAATTATATGGTGTAAATATTTCTAAAGTCTTTGAAGAAGTTGTGTCAGGTGAGAGTATCATCCATCGGCCTGAGATGTTGAGCCTTTTAAAGGAAATTGAAGAAGGAAAATGGAAGTCTGTTTTTTGTATGGATATTGATCGTCTTGGTCGTGGCAAAATGCAAGATCAAGGTTTAATTATAGAAACTTTTAAACAAGCAAAAACTAAGATCGTAACTCCACGTAAAATATATGATTTAAACGATGAATGGGACGAAGAATATACTGAGTTTGAATCCTTCATGGCACGCAAAGAGTTGAAGATCATCACCAGACGCTTACAAAGCGGCCGAATTAGATCCTTGGAAGATGGTAACTACCTTGGCACCGTACCGCCATATGGATACCTAATTGATAAAAAAGACCGCAAGAGATACTTAATTAAGAACCCAGAACAAAGTGAGCCTACGACTTTAATTTGGAAGTTATACAGGATGAACATGGGAACCAATAAGATAGCCAATGAACTGAATGACATGGGATATCTATCTTATACGGGTAAGAAATGGTCTGCCTCATCGATTTTAGCGATTTTAAAGAATCCTGCCTACGCTGGTGTCAATGCATGGAAGAAAGTAGCTTCTAAAAAATCTACCACTCGCATTGGCAGAGAAACAAAATTGCGCCCCAAGGAAGAACAGATTTGGATTTACGATTGTCACGAACCTTATGTCACTCTTGAAGAATTTGAGCAGGTGCAACAAATGCTGTCAAAAAAATATCACCCACCCTATCAGCTTATTAACGGCATTACCAATCCCCTAGCTGGATTAATTAAATGCGATATATGCGGCGGTTCAATGATCTATCGCCCTTATCAGCATCAACAGTACCCTCACCTTATGTGCTATAATCGGCATTGTAGTAATAAAAGCTGCCGCTTTGAATATGTGGAGCAGAAAATAGTAGAGAGCCTGCAGCTATGGCTTAACGAATATCGAGCTCAGTGGGATAATTTTAAGGCTAGTGAACAGGATAATACCATTGACCTCAAAGAGAAAGTATATAAAAACCTCAAAAAGGAATTAAAAGAATTAGAGCTGCAAAAAGACAATTTACATGACTTATTAGAAAAAGGGATTTATAATGCTGATACCTACCTAGAAAGATCAGCAAAAATATCTGAGAAAATTGCTAATACACAAAAAAATATCGACAAGACAGAATTTGCCTTGTCGAATGAGATTCAACATGAGAAAGCTAAAAAGGATATTATTCCTAAGGTTCAACACGTTTTAGAAGTCTATGAAAAATCCAATAACCCTACTGAGAAAAATAATATGTTAAAGTCAGTGCTAGAAAATGTCACCTATCGCAAGGAAAAATGGCAAAAAGGCGATCAATTTACACTAGTGATAAATCCCCGTTTACCCCAGTAA
- the yyaC gene encoding spore protease YyaC, translated as MKKIVAEKLVTNINDAVAYNKMHPYLLYLLKQQKELNNRKIIILCIGSDRYIGDALGPLVGSYLLENTKSIVYGSLDNPVHAGNLVEVIQSIEKKHHQPIIIAVDACLGKNNEIGNMEIWEGGIEAGIAVGNKLPYIGTISIIGVVNAGGYMGYLDLQSASLSIVIKLSNCIGKVISDVINYVTDYDAV; from the coding sequence ATGAAGAAGATTGTCGCTGAAAAATTAGTTACTAATATAAATGATGCTGTGGCTTATAACAAAATGCATCCGTATTTATTGTATTTATTAAAACAACAGAAAGAACTGAATAATAGAAAAATCATTATTTTATGTATTGGATCGGATAGATATATTGGCGACGCTCTTGGTCCCTTAGTGGGCTCTTATTTGCTAGAAAACACAAAAAGCATTGTTTATGGTAGCTTGGATAATCCTGTTCATGCAGGAAATTTAGTAGAAGTAATTCAGAGTATAGAAAAAAAGCATCATCAGCCTATTATTATTGCTGTTGACGCATGTTTAGGTAAAAATAATGAAATTGGCAATATGGAAATATGGGAGGGAGGTATAGAGGCTGGTATTGCTGTTGGCAATAAATTACCTTATATCGGCACCATTTCGATTATTGGTGTAGTAAACGCGGGAGGCTATATGGGATATTTAGATTTACAGAGTGCCTCATTATCGATTGTTATAAAACTTAGTAATTGCATTGGTAAGGTGATAAGTGATGTGATTAATTACGTTACGGATTATGATGCAGTTTAA